The genomic DNA TGAAGGCGAAATGTATCATGTCGACGGATTAATGCACCAGGGGGAAATGCTGTTCTCCAGTGTCTCCCGTTATATGAACGGATGCCTTTCCTTTCATTCGGGCACGAGCCTTGGCAGCGTCATATTGAACTCGGATTCCTCCCGCATCCAAAGGCTGCGTCGCGAAGCGGAACGTACGCTGCATGCGCTGCCTGCCGCTCCGGTGATCGCTTTTCATGCGGAGTACTTCTTAACGGAGGACAATCGCATTCTGCTATGTGAGATTGCGAGCCGGACGGGCGGCGCTCGCGTAGTGGACGCCAACGAAGCGGCGTTCGGCATCCATTTGAACCGGGAGTGGATTCGTCTGCAATGCGGTTTGGACGCCGATATAGGAATTACTAGCGGAAATACCGGACGCACGGCAGGTTGGCTGATCGTTCCGCCGGGACAGGGGGTCCTTCGCTCGATTCCGGAAACTACGCCATTTGAATGGGTGGTCAGTTATGTACCTGCTTTGCAGAAGGGCGAGCAAATGAGAGGAGCAGTTTCGAGCGTAGACCATATGGCGAGCTTCGTCGTGGAAGGCGCTGATGAACGGGAGGTTGAGGCGCGCATCACGGAACTGGATCAATGGTTCAGAGATCGAATTCAGGTTGAAGCATGAAGGGTGTGCACGTATGAGCCAGAATAAGCCATTGTTCTCCGCGCCGTTTGTTATTTATTTGGCAGTGAATACCATGTTTTTCATGGGGATAGGAATTCAGGGAATTGCTATTCCTTGGCTGCTCCTCGAACAGTCCGGAGGAGCCCTTTCGGTGGGAATCATGCTCTGTATCCGGGCGCTGCCCGGTATTTTTCTGGTGGGGCTGGCCGGAGACTGGGCTGACCGTTACGACCGGCGCAGGATCTGTTTTTATATGAATCTGCTGCAGGCTGTGCCGATGCTGATTATATCCTATTTAATTGGACAAGATGCTGTGGGATATGTGTTCGTTTATGCCATTACGCTGTTTCTATCGGTCGGAAACACGTTTTTTGTGCCCGCCATCCGGGCGTATATGCAGGGAATGATTGAAGCTCCTTATTTCATGAAGGCAAATTCCCTTCATGAAACTACATCCCAGGCGGGGAATATTATTGGCACCGGACTGGGCGGCATCCTGGTTGCTCTTGTGAACGCGGCCAATACGCTGGCTATCGGGGCAGGCGCCTTCTTGTTGTCCGCTGTGTTAGTCATTTGCATGAAAGGGCAGCAGCATGTTGACCAGCATGCTTCACGTGAACGCCCCGGCCGAAGGAATCTTTCCATAACGGCTAGGTATATCTGGGAGCGCAGAGCGCTGTTAACCGCTATTTTGTTTATATTGATTCCCTCACTCGTGGTACAGGTCAATAATATTCTTATCGGGGCATATGTCAAAGATATCCTTCATCTTGGCGCGGATAGCTTCAGCCTGGTCAGTATCATGTATTCAGCAGGAGCGATGCTGTCCGGGGTACTCCTGGTATCTGCAAAAAAGATCGGTACGGGACGCAAAACAATTTTTGCCGCCTTGCTGCTGCTGTCCGCCGCGCAGGGATGGTTCGGGAATACATATCATATTTCGGCTTCGGCTTCGGCCGTATTTTTAGTAGGTTTTTTTGTGGTGATGTCGCGAAGCTGGATCAACACCAAGATTATGGAGGAAACGGAGGACGTGTTCGGCGGGCGAATTCAGAGCGTTGTAAATATGATGAACTCCCTCATGATTTTATTGGCTGGCCTCCTCATAGGCGTATCCGCCAGTGTATTGAGCTACCAGGCCATATATCTTGCGGTGGCGGGAATCGGCGCAGCGGCCGCGCTGCTGTCCTGGCATGGCTTCAAGGATGCAAATCAAGCCAAGGAACAAAGTCAATCAGGTCTCCACTGAATTTATATATTCGAATGATAAATAAGAACCTCTTACTTGCGGGCAGGCTAGAATTAAGGCGCCCGTGTAAGAGGTTTTTTAGTCTTCATTTTTGTCGAAAAGGAATCACTGTGTTGGGGTTATGTCGAATTTTGAATGCTGCATTGAATTTGGCAGGCTGAGGATTTGGGCAGGAGATTAGCCTTCTATCCAGCCGTGGCACGTTGCTTAAGCATCCGAAGTAGGTTAGAATAAAATGAGAATCAGTGAGAATCACTTAGAATAATTCTAAAGTGAGAATTATTGTGCTATAATGCAGGGAGCAAAGGGAGGCGTCCCTTTATAATATACGTTATGATTTTAACGACTTAATGGAGGGAGCAGTAAACATGGCTACACATTTCGTTATTGAAGGACTTAAAGCGACAATCGAGGACAAAGAGATTCTCAAGGGAATCGACATTGAAATAAAGGGTGGGGAAGTCCACGCCATCATGGGACCGAACGGTACGGGGAAAAGTACGCTCGCTTCCGCGCTGATGGGTCATCCCAAATATGAAGTTACCGACGGCAAGGTGCTGCTTGACGGAGAAGATGTGCTGGAAATGGAAGTGGATGAGCGCGCTCGCGCAGGCCTGTTCCTTGCCATGCAATATCCGAGTGAAATCAGCGGTGTGACCAACTCGGACTTCCTGCGGAGCGCGATCAACGCCCGCCGTGGTGAAGGCAACGAGGTATCCCTTATTAAATTTATTCGTCAAATGGAGAGCAAAATGAAGGAGCTTGAAATGAATCCTGAATTTGCGCACCGTTACTTGAATGAAGGCTTCTCCGGCGGTGAGAAGAAGCGGAACGAAATTTTGCAAATGATGCTGCTTGACCCGAAAATCGTTATTCTTGACGAGGTCGACTCCGGACTTGACATTGACGCATTGCGCATTGTTGCCGAGGGTGTAAACTCCATGCGCAGCGAAGATCGCGGATTCTTGATCATCACTCACTACCAGCGTCTTCTGGATTACATCAAGCCAGATTTCGTCCATGTCATGATGCAAGGGCGCATTGTGAAATCCGGCGGCCCTGAGCTGGCAGAGCGCCTGGAGAAGGACGGATACGATTGGATTAAAGATGAGCTTGGCATCGTTGACGAGACAGTGGGAGAGCAAGTTTAACGGAAGGAGGAAGGAGGAGCTAAGATGACTACACAAACCGTTCTACCGGTAGAACCGGATGTATTGAAGACCGCTTCCGTGAGCAACGGAGAACCGGCTTGGTTGACGGAAAGTCGCATGAATGCATTGAAGCTTGCGGCAGAGCTTGAACTGCCGAAGCTGGAGAAGACGAGAATCGACCGTTGGAATTTGCAAAACTACGGAACGCTGCGCCAAGGGCAAGCCGTTGCAGCTCAGGAGATTCCTGAGACTGTGTCCGGTCTGGTCGATTTGAATGATCAGAGCAATTTGATCGTTCAGCGGAACTCGGCGAGCGTATTTACGAAACTATCCGCAGATTTGGCTGCGAAGGGCGTTATTTTTACGGACCTGGAAACGGCAGCCCGCGAGCATGGCGACCTGGTGCAGAAATATCTGCATAATGCCGTGAAGAGTGATGAGAACCTGCTTACGTCGCTTCATTCCGCTCTGTGGAGCGGCGGCATCTTCCTCTATGTTCCGAAGAACGTAGAAATCGAGGTTCCGCTGCAAAGCATCTATCTTGTGGATGACAGCAAGACGGTATTTGCGCCGCACGTGCTGATCGTTGCTGAAGCCAACAGCCGCGTTACCTACGTGGATAACTATATCTCCGGCGACCTCGCTGACCCTATCGTGCATAACGGGGTGGCTGAAGTGTTCGTTCAAGCGGGGGCAAAGGTTCAATTTGCGTCCGTGCA from Paenibacillus woosongensis includes the following:
- a CDS encoding ATP-grasp domain-containing protein; protein product: MGQIVFLNRSKSFPFKSWIPEITEKLTLFTQLDIPGADGYDFVFKKEALDKDALMEWELIELSERHPVKAVVCHSEYDLLRAAKLREYFCLPGQNAESALAYRNKVIMKDWARKAGIEVAHYLEITTPADIAAFIRQYGYPVVIKPVDGGGSRHTAVLRDSGECRSFLEKGVPQGMMIESFVEGEMYHVDGLMHQGEMLFSSVSRYMNGCLSFHSGTSLGSVILNSDSSRIQRLRREAERTLHALPAAPVIAFHAEYFLTEDNRILLCEIASRTGGARVVDANEAAFGIHLNREWIRLQCGLDADIGITSGNTGRTAGWLIVPPGQGVLRSIPETTPFEWVVSYVPALQKGEQMRGAVSSVDHMASFVVEGADEREVEARITELDQWFRDRIQVEA
- a CDS encoding MFS transporter codes for the protein MSQNKPLFSAPFVIYLAVNTMFFMGIGIQGIAIPWLLLEQSGGALSVGIMLCIRALPGIFLVGLAGDWADRYDRRRICFYMNLLQAVPMLIISYLIGQDAVGYVFVYAITLFLSVGNTFFVPAIRAYMQGMIEAPYFMKANSLHETTSQAGNIIGTGLGGILVALVNAANTLAIGAGAFLLSAVLVICMKGQQHVDQHASRERPGRRNLSITARYIWERRALLTAILFILIPSLVVQVNNILIGAYVKDILHLGADSFSLVSIMYSAGAMLSGVLLVSAKKIGTGRKTIFAALLLLSAAQGWFGNTYHISASASAVFLVGFFVVMSRSWINTKIMEETEDVFGGRIQSVVNMMNSLMILLAGLLIGVSASVLSYQAIYLAVAGIGAAAALLSWHGFKDANQAKEQSQSGLH
- the sufC gene encoding Fe-S cluster assembly ATPase SufC, with protein sequence MATHFVIEGLKATIEDKEILKGIDIEIKGGEVHAIMGPNGTGKSTLASALMGHPKYEVTDGKVLLDGEDVLEMEVDERARAGLFLAMQYPSEISGVTNSDFLRSAINARRGEGNEVSLIKFIRQMESKMKELEMNPEFAHRYLNEGFSGGEKKRNEILQMMLLDPKIVILDEVDSGLDIDALRIVAEGVNSMRSEDRGFLIITHYQRLLDYIKPDFVHVMMQGRIVKSGGPELAERLEKDGYDWIKDELGIVDETVGEQV
- the sufD gene encoding Fe-S cluster assembly protein SufD — its product is MTTQTVLPVEPDVLKTASVSNGEPAWLTESRMNALKLAAELELPKLEKTRIDRWNLQNYGTLRQGQAVAAQEIPETVSGLVDLNDQSNLIVQRNSASVFTKLSADLAAKGVIFTDLETAAREHGDLVQKYLHNAVKSDENLLTSLHSALWSGGIFLYVPKNVEIEVPLQSIYLVDDSKTVFAPHVLIVAEANSRVTYVDNYISGDLADPIVHNGVAEVFVQAGAKVQFASVHNLSEKTTDLTYRRAVIENDGRIEWIVGEMSSGDTMSETLSVLKGNGSSSDAKVIAIGSGSQKMNYTTKAVHFGKSSDSQMITRAVMREQATAIINGVTKIEHGATKANGEQTEKVLMLSPKARGDANPILLIDEDDVTAGHAASVGQVNPEHIYYLTSRGIRKEDAERLIIYGFLAPVVADIPLEQLQQQLQALVERKLGQ